Proteins encoded together in one Caldisericia bacterium window:
- a CDS encoding iron-sulfur cluster assembly protein produces MNEKVIEIIKKIKDPETQESIYNLGLVTGFTIEDDSIDLFMDFISRTNACFFCKIIAWDLINKISEDLINELKNIGFQRVRLIDYINPQIEYKTYP; encoded by the coding sequence ATGAATGAAAAGGTTATTGAGATTATAAAAAAGATTAAAGATCCTGAAACACAAGAAAGCATATATAATTTGGGGCTTGTTACTGGATTTACAATTGAGGATGATTCAATTGACCTATTTATGGACTTTATTTCTAGAACTAATGCATGTTTCTTTTGCAAAATTATTGCTTGGGATCTTATAAACAAAATTTCAGAAGATTTAATTAATGAATTAAAAAACATTGGTTTTCAAAGAGTAAGGTTGATTGATTATATTAATCCTCAAATAGAATATAAAACTTACCCTTAA